A portion of the Candidatus Nitrosotenuis aquarius genome contains these proteins:
- a CDS encoding cobalamin biosynthesis protein, translating into MIPILIAIGAILLDLAFGDPRSKYHPTAWVGTMIAKIIPFAKSQNPTTEKFGGIIVTTSITGLVAALLVSFEIFASTTDVISTILTVLVGSVLLKTTIAIRGLEQHGKQVMKSLHQNNLGEAQDRLAMLVKRSTKQLDKNHVVSGVLETTSENIVDGVTGPLFYFGLFGLPGAFVYRTINTFDSMIGYRNSMFSNVGWFAANCDKALNYIPARITGYVMVLAALVIGADWRGALHTMRADGKKTSSPNAGIPMAAMAGALHTRFEKIDHYSLGNGTTELDYSHFKSAVILMKTTCVLFCGIVTIPSIIVLSYLGWWIHV; encoded by the coding sequence ATGATCCCAATTTTAATCGCAATCGGAGCCATACTGCTTGATCTTGCGTTTGGCGACCCAAGATCAAAGTATCACCCGACTGCATGGGTTGGAACTATGATTGCCAAGATAATCCCATTTGCAAAATCACAAAACCCTACCACAGAAAAGTTCGGCGGAATAATTGTGACTACATCAATTACGGGACTTGTTGCTGCCTTGTTGGTATCCTTTGAGATATTTGCCAGTACTACTGATGTAATATCCACAATTCTGACTGTTCTGGTTGGCTCTGTTCTACTCAAGACAACAATTGCAATACGCGGCCTAGAGCAGCACGGAAAACAAGTTATGAAATCCCTACACCAAAACAACCTAGGCGAAGCCCAAGACAGACTGGCAATGCTGGTAAAGCGAAGCACCAAGCAGCTTGACAAAAACCATGTAGTATCAGGGGTCCTAGAAACCACAAGCGAAAACATCGTAGATGGCGTCACAGGCCCGCTTTTCTATTTTGGATTGTTTGGCCTACCTGGCGCGTTTGTGTATCGCACAATCAACACGTTTGACTCTATGATTGGATATAGAAATTCCATGTTTTCCAATGTCGGCTGGTTTGCGGCAAACTGCGACAAGGCTCTTAACTATATTCCTGCAAGAATCACAGGCTATGTGATGGTGCTAGCCGCACTAGTCATAGGAGCAGACTGGAGGGGCGCATTGCACACAATGAGGGCAGACGGTAAAAAAACCTCAAGCCCAAACGCAGGAATCCCAATGGCTGCGATGGCAGGGGCATTGCACACAAGGTTTGAGAAAATCGATCATTATTCTCTGGGTAATGGCACAACAGAGCTAGACTATTCCCATTTCAAGTCAGCAGTCATACTGATGAAGACTACATGTGTTTTGTTTTGCGGAATTGTGACAATCCCATCAATCATTGTATTGAGTTATCTTGGATGGTGGATTCATGTTTAG
- a CDS encoding NTP transferase domain-containing protein, which translates to MIGLVMAGGKGTRMAIPGEKLLLEYKKPVILHVIDALKDSKCFTKIVAATSPNSPNTERLVSEHADIVSTKGQDYVADLNFALSQFDEPVFVTSGDLPLLDHSIVQDLVSKYQNKDWQSFVVTKKFLDQNNLSLEYSTDIDGIQCYYTGISIVNPRGTKRETCTIFDDKRIAVNLNTKSDYDLFQNS; encoded by the coding sequence ATGATTGGACTGGTCATGGCAGGAGGCAAGGGAACAAGGATGGCAATCCCGGGCGAAAAACTTCTGCTGGAATACAAAAAACCAGTCATATTACATGTAATTGATGCACTAAAAGACTCCAAGTGTTTTACAAAAATAGTTGCGGCAACCAGCCCAAATTCGCCAAACACGGAGAGGCTAGTCTCAGAGCATGCAGATATTGTATCAACAAAAGGGCAAGACTATGTCGCTGATCTGAATTTTGCATTGTCGCAATTTGATGAACCCGTCTTTGTGACCTCCGGTGATCTGCCGTTATTAGATCATAGTATAGTGCAAGATCTGGTATCAAAATACCAAAATAAAGACTGGCAGAGTTTTGTTGTGACAAAAAAATTCCTAGACCAAAACAATCTGTCTCTGGAATATTCAACAGACATTGATGGTATCCAGTGTTACTATACCGGAATCTCTATAGTAAACCCGAGGGGGACAAAGAGGGAGACCTGTACCATATTTGACGATAAAAGAATTGCAGTTAATCTAAACACAAAGTCAGATTATGACTTATTCCAAAATTCCTAA
- a CDS encoding adenine deaminase, with protein sequence MGDKKADIILKNCSLVNVYTKEINAQTQVAIAGDRIAYVGPDATHAAGPNTTIIDLEGKYLTPGFADPHVHIDQFVMPSELAKQSLLCGTTSLFSDPIDIVSVCGFAGLKQFVKSCSGLPIRIFSVTPGGIPVDPKFSHGKVLSLSEEKSALNLDGIVGLGEVFSWTKVTSRDPKTMKKLAQMLDHNCLINGHTAGASDKKLNAYISSGIFSCHEPIDYSQVMERLRLGMWVMMREGSIRRDLKNIIPQILQTQPYLSRLMFCSDGLDPLDISQYGHIDHCVREAIALGMDKIDAIACASKTTFDYYNMSKDIGGIAPGKLADMLVFDDLAKKPRRVFVGGKLVASNGSIVAKIRKDALPAWITKTVKLKKFSESDFIIPSKSKTVTANLIEMDTEIITKLSTAELDVRQGNVVPSKEKDIWMVAAFDRTYGSGKHAIGFLKNFGADVGAFASTWSFHENDLIVIGSTEKDMTIAANHLVKYQGGMVIVKDCKIVSFLPLQVAGIISKNSFDDVLVKFTSLNQTLRDAGCKFPRPHLMPLFLPFLALPSVRILHSGIIDVKKRSIIPALA encoded by the coding sequence ATGGGTGACAAAAAGGCAGACATTATTCTAAAAAACTGCTCACTGGTCAACGTCTATACCAAAGAGATCAACGCACAGACCCAAGTTGCTATTGCAGGTGATAGAATCGCATATGTCGGCCCAGACGCGACACATGCCGCAGGACCAAACACCACAATAATAGATCTGGAAGGAAAATACCTCACGCCAGGATTTGCAGACCCACATGTCCACATTGACCAGTTTGTAATGCCGTCCGAGCTTGCCAAGCAGTCACTTCTTTGCGGAACGACGAGCCTTTTTTCCGATCCAATTGATATTGTGAGTGTTTGCGGATTTGCGGGCCTAAAACAATTTGTAAAGTCATGCTCTGGCCTGCCAATCAGGATTTTCTCTGTAACGCCTGGCGGCATACCTGTAGATCCAAAATTCAGCCACGGAAAGGTACTATCACTATCGGAGGAAAAGTCAGCACTAAATCTGGATGGAATTGTGGGGTTGGGAGAAGTGTTCTCATGGACCAAGGTCACAAGCAGGGACCCAAAAACAATGAAAAAGCTTGCGCAAATGCTGGACCACAACTGTCTGATAAACGGCCACACTGCAGGCGCATCAGACAAAAAGCTAAACGCGTACATTTCATCTGGAATCTTTTCCTGTCATGAGCCAATTGACTATTCCCAAGTAATGGAGAGACTCCGATTAGGAATGTGGGTGATGATGCGAGAGGGCTCTATTCGACGTGATCTAAAAAACATCATACCACAAATTCTGCAAACCCAGCCGTATCTATCAAGGCTGATGTTTTGCTCAGACGGCCTAGATCCGCTTGACATCTCACAGTACGGCCACATTGACCATTGCGTCAGAGAGGCAATTGCATTAGGAATGGACAAAATCGACGCAATAGCATGCGCATCCAAAACAACATTTGATTATTACAACATGAGCAAAGACATTGGCGGAATTGCGCCAGGCAAGCTGGCAGACATGCTTGTCTTTGATGACTTGGCCAAAAAACCAAGACGCGTATTTGTTGGCGGCAAGCTGGTCGCATCAAATGGAAGCATTGTGGCCAAGATAAGAAAAGATGCACTGCCCGCCTGGATTACAAAGACAGTCAAGCTAAAGAAATTCTCTGAATCTGATTTTATAATTCCAAGCAAAAGCAAGACAGTCACCGCAAACCTAATCGAAATGGACACCGAAATCATCACAAAATTATCTACTGCAGAACTTGATGTGCGACAAGGAAATGTTGTACCATCCAAAGAAAAAGACATCTGGATGGTAGCTGCATTTGATAGGACATATGGCTCAGGCAAGCATGCAATAGGATTTTTGAAGAACTTTGGGGCAGATGTAGGAGCATTTGCATCTACGTGGAGCTTTCATGAAAATGACCTAATTGTTATCGGTTCTACAGAAAAAGACATGACAATAGCAGCAAACCATCTGGTAAAATATCAGGGCGGAATGGTGATAGTAAAGGACTGCAAAATCGTATCGTTTTTGCCTCTCCAAGTGGCTGGAATAATATCGAAAAATTCCTTTGATGATGTTTTGGTCAAATTCACTAGCCTAAACCAGACATTGCGAGATGCCGGCTGCAAATTCCCAAGACCGCACCTAATGCCACTGTTTTTGCCGTTTCTCGCCCTGCCGTCAGTTAGGATCCTACATTCTGGAATTATTGACGTAAAAAAGAGATCTATCATCCCAGCACTAGCCTAG
- a CDS encoding cobyric acid synthase — MTRTLMIQGTSSGAGKTTLVTALCRIFSNLGYCVAPFKSQNMSNYSYKDGFEISQAQAIQAIAARAEISPHMNPILLKPLGNYVSNVVIQGKPFKKMSAKTYYEKFALGRGLKTAMDSFSHLKSKYDLIILEGAGSPAEINLQKYDIANMKMAQKTHSPVILVSDIEKGGTFASIAGTMMLLSKQDQSLVRGFIINKFRGNKKLLEPGFRRLKQITSKSVLGAMPLVDLELPNEDSLDNKIHLFRKQNKKKLDTQIDKLAKITQQNIDVKSIERLIS, encoded by the coding sequence ATGACTAGGACATTAATGATCCAGGGAACGTCGTCCGGAGCTGGAAAAACCACCTTGGTAACGGCATTGTGCAGGATTTTCTCAAACCTGGGATATTGCGTTGCCCCCTTCAAGTCGCAAAACATGTCAAATTATTCCTACAAGGACGGCTTTGAGATATCCCAGGCGCAGGCAATCCAGGCAATTGCAGCCCGAGCCGAGATCTCCCCACACATGAACCCAATTTTGCTAAAGCCACTTGGCAACTATGTCAGCAATGTCGTAATCCAAGGAAAGCCGTTTAAGAAAATGTCAGCCAAAACCTACTATGAGAAATTTGCTCTGGGCCGCGGCCTCAAAACAGCAATGGACTCGTTTTCGCACCTAAAATCAAAGTACGACCTGATAATTCTAGAAGGTGCCGGCTCGCCTGCCGAGATAAACCTACAAAAATATGACATTGCAAACATGAAGATGGCACAAAAGACCCACTCACCAGTAATTCTAGTCTCTGACATTGAAAAGGGTGGAACCTTTGCAAGCATTGCAGGCACAATGATGTTGTTATCCAAGCAGGACCAAAGTCTGGTCCGGGGATTCATCATAAACAAGTTCCGTGGAAACAAAAAGCTGCTAGAGCCCGGATTTAGGCGCCTAAAGCAAATAACATCTAAATCCGTTCTAGGCGCAATGCCTCTAGTTGACCTAGAGTTGCCAAACGAAGACTCACTTGATAACAAAATTCACCTGTTCAGAAAGCAAAACAAGAAAAAACTAGACACCCAAATTGACAAGCTGGCAAAAATAACACAGCAAAACATTGACGTCAAATCAATAGAGAGGCTGATATCATGA
- the guaA gene encoding glutamine-hydrolyzing GMP synthase → MDKIVVLDFGSQYSHLICRRIREFSVYAELVPFDIPIEKLKAMNPKGVIFSGGPSSVYNKDSPRPDSKIFDMSLPLLGICYGHQLIVDNFGGKVKRSNKEYGHSTLTIDNNASLLGGVGDSLRAWMSHGDEAEKIPDNFKIIGHTERSHAAAIANESQSIYGIQFHPEVVHTENGVKILKNFVLNICKAKQEWTMEGFIEKTVSEISKIDGNVLCGVSGGIDSTVAALLIHKAIGNRLKCVFVDNGLLRLDEEHEIEKMFKDNFAVNFTPINAKKRFVDGLQGVTDPEKKRKIVGEEFVRIFTEFAEKNGPFRWLAQGTLYPDVIESGVSKGPAAVIKTHHNVGGLPDWLKLEVLEPLRELYKDEVRKVAAILGVPKKLLMRHPFPGPGLAVRIIGEITEKKLHICKLASKIVEEELEISGWYDKVWQAYAAVGDDKAVGVVGDERKYGNIVMIRVVESIDAMTADWTRLPHEILAKISNRITNEIDEVTWVSYVISSKPPATIEPQ, encoded by the coding sequence ATGGACAAAATAGTAGTTCTGGACTTTGGTTCTCAGTACAGCCACCTAATTTGCCGAAGAATACGAGAATTTTCAGTTTATGCTGAACTTGTTCCATTTGACATTCCAATTGAAAAACTAAAGGCAATGAATCCAAAGGGAGTAATCTTCTCTGGCGGACCATCAAGCGTTTACAACAAGGACTCGCCTCGCCCTGATTCCAAAATTTTTGATATGAGTCTGCCTTTGCTTGGGATTTGCTATGGTCACCAGCTAATAGTAGATAATTTTGGCGGCAAAGTAAAGCGTTCCAATAAAGAATACGGACATTCCACCCTAACAATAGACAACAACGCCAGCCTTTTAGGAGGGGTTGGAGACTCGCTTCGGGCATGGATGAGCCATGGTGATGAGGCAGAAAAAATACCAGACAATTTCAAGATAATCGGCCACACGGAACGATCGCATGCAGCCGCGATTGCAAACGAAAGCCAGTCAATCTATGGAATACAGTTCCATCCTGAAGTAGTGCACACTGAGAACGGTGTCAAGATTCTCAAGAATTTTGTTCTAAACATCTGCAAGGCAAAGCAGGAATGGACCATGGAAGGATTCATAGAAAAAACTGTAAGTGAGATCTCAAAAATAGACGGAAATGTCTTGTGTGGAGTAAGCGGTGGAATCGACTCTACGGTTGCTGCACTACTAATTCATAAAGCAATTGGAAACAGACTCAAGTGCGTATTTGTCGACAATGGATTGTTGCGACTAGACGAAGAACATGAAATAGAAAAAATGTTCAAGGACAACTTTGCAGTCAATTTTACCCCAATTAATGCAAAAAAGAGATTTGTTGATGGGCTACAAGGAGTAACCGATCCAGAGAAAAAAAGAAAGATAGTAGGTGAAGAATTTGTTAGAATTTTTACCGAATTTGCAGAAAAAAACGGCCCATTCAGATGGCTTGCGCAGGGAACTTTATACCCTGATGTAATAGAAAGTGGAGTCTCAAAGGGCCCTGCAGCTGTGATCAAGACCCATCACAATGTTGGTGGTTTGCCAGACTGGCTCAAGCTTGAGGTTCTAGAGCCACTACGAGAACTATACAAGGATGAGGTCAGAAAGGTTGCCGCAATTTTGGGCGTACCGAAAAAACTACTTATGCGACATCCATTCCCAGGACCAGGCCTTGCAGTTCGAATAATCGGAGAGATAACGGAAAAGAAACTACACATTTGCAAGCTTGCAAGCAAAATTGTGGAAGAGGAATTGGAGATATCTGGATGGTACGACAAGGTTTGGCAGGCATATGCAGCAGTAGGAGACGACAAGGCAGTAGGTGTGGTAGGAGATGAGCGAAAGTATGGAAACATTGTGATGATCCGGGTGGTAGAGTCAATTGACGCAATGACTGCGGACTGGACCAGACTGCCGCATGAAATATTGGCAAAGATCAGCAATCGCATAACAAATGAGATCGACGAAGTAACCTGGGTCTCATATGTGATATCAAGCAAGCCGCCTGCAACAATAGAGCCGCAGTAA
- the thsB gene encoding thermosome subunit beta, with product MASIQQTPQGPVLVLKESALQQKGRDAQKNNIMAAKLVADLVRTSLGPRGLDKMLVDSIGDVTITNDGATILKEIDVQHPAAKMMVEISKTIDNEVGDGTTSSVVFAGALLEKAEELLAKDVHSSVIIEGYQAAQEKVMELLSQIAKKIEPTDEESLFKIATTSMQSKLISEDSGVLAKLVVDAVLRVAEKKGDTYVVDLDNIKVEKKAGSSIQATELVKGIVLDKEVVHSGMPTKIEKAKIALLNAALEVEKTEMSAEIRITDPTQMQMFLEEENRMLKSMVDKLQRIGANVLICQKGIDDIAQHYLAKYGILSVRRVKESDMTKLAKASGGRITTNLDDMTDKDLGHADLVHQKKVESDKWVFIEGCKNPKSVTLLVRGGSQRVVDEVDRSLHDALMVVKDVIEKPAIVAGGGAPEAYLASQLKEWSDNFEGREQLAIRKYAEALEVIPLTIAENAGMDPIDTMANLRARQSNGRKWAGINAKEGKIDDMLSLNIVEPVAVKEQISKSATEAACMILRIDDVIAVSGKK from the coding sequence ATGGCTTCAATTCAGCAAACACCACAAGGACCTGTTCTGGTTCTAAAGGAAAGTGCCCTCCAGCAAAAAGGCAGGGACGCACAGAAAAACAACATCATGGCGGCCAAACTAGTAGCCGATCTGGTCCGAACAAGCCTTGGTCCAAGGGGCCTAGACAAAATGCTTGTTGACTCTATTGGAGATGTCACTATAACAAACGACGGTGCAACTATTCTCAAGGAAATCGACGTCCAGCACCCCGCAGCAAAAATGATGGTAGAAATCTCAAAAACCATAGACAATGAGGTAGGAGACGGCACAACATCATCAGTCGTATTTGCAGGCGCATTACTTGAAAAAGCAGAAGAGCTGCTTGCAAAAGATGTCCACTCTTCAGTTATAATAGAAGGATATCAAGCGGCACAAGAAAAAGTCATGGAATTGTTGTCGCAAATTGCAAAGAAAATCGAGCCAACAGACGAGGAATCATTATTCAAAATAGCAACAACTAGCATGCAATCAAAATTAATCTCTGAAGATTCAGGTGTTTTAGCAAAACTAGTAGTCGACGCAGTGTTACGTGTAGCCGAAAAGAAAGGCGACACATACGTAGTCGACCTTGACAACATCAAAGTAGAGAAAAAGGCAGGCAGCTCCATCCAAGCAACAGAGCTAGTCAAGGGCATAGTACTGGACAAAGAAGTAGTCCACAGCGGAATGCCGACCAAAATAGAAAAGGCAAAAATCGCCCTACTGAACGCGGCACTCGAAGTAGAAAAAACAGAGATGAGCGCAGAAATTAGAATCACCGACCCAACTCAGATGCAAATGTTCCTAGAAGAAGAAAACAGGATGCTCAAGTCAATGGTCGACAAGCTGCAAAGAATTGGGGCAAATGTTTTGATCTGCCAAAAAGGAATTGACGATATCGCACAGCATTATTTGGCAAAATACGGAATCTTATCCGTAAGACGCGTCAAAGAATCTGACATGACAAAATTAGCAAAGGCTTCTGGCGGCAGAATCACCACAAATCTGGATGACATGACAGACAAGGACCTAGGACATGCAGACCTAGTGCACCAAAAAAAGGTGGAATCCGACAAGTGGGTATTCATCGAAGGATGCAAGAATCCAAAATCCGTAACCCTTCTAGTCAGAGGAGGCTCACAGCGAGTAGTAGACGAGGTTGACCGCTCTTTACATGATGCCCTGATGGTAGTAAAGGACGTAATCGAAAAGCCAGCAATTGTTGCAGGCGGAGGAGCCCCGGAAGCATACTTGGCATCCCAGCTAAAGGAGTGGTCTGATAACTTTGAAGGCAGGGAGCAACTAGCAATTAGAAAATATGCCGAGGCACTAGAAGTAATTCCATTAACAATAGCGGAAAACGCAGGAATGGACCCAATTGACACCATGGCAAACCTGCGAGCAAGGCAAAGCAACGGCAGAAAGTGGGCTGGAATCAACGCCAAAGAAGGAAAAATCGACGACATGCTGTCACTCAATATCGTCGAACCAGTAGCGGTAAAAGAGCAGATCTCAAAATCCGCAACAGAGGCCGCCTGCATGATTTTGCGAATCGACGACGTAATCGCAGTATCTGGCAAAAAATAA
- a CDS encoding 50S ribosomal protein L44e: protein MNVPKEMNRYCPKCKTHTAQKVALYKAGKRRGSAIGERRHEEDKKGYGGQKFPKLAKPAKTTKKQTLIFTCPTCKKKTMKHGIRLRKLELTA from the coding sequence ATGAACGTACCCAAGGAAATGAACAGATATTGTCCTAAATGCAAGACACATACTGCTCAAAAGGTCGCCTTGTACAAAGCAGGCAAGAGAAGAGGTTCTGCTATTGGTGAGCGACGACACGAAGAGGACAAAAAGGGGTACGGGGGACAGAAATTCCCAAAACTTGCAAAACCAGCAAAGACTACAAAAAAGCAGACATTGATTTTTACATGCCCTACGTGTAAAAAGAAAACAATGAAACATGGCATCAGACTACGCAAATTGGAGTTGACGGCATGA
- a CDS encoding 6-hydroxymethylpterin diphosphokinase MptE-like protein — MLILELMIRGWGTKYNQIAREFGYQKQNDLKAASMLNSIISRQYSFQKLKKTISGKTVFVIGSGPSLGSALPILKKYKNTVKICADTALDALVRNGIRPQIIATDLDGDLDLIRKLSKTSIIVVHAHGGNISKLEFARNFKNCIGTTQTKKVGKIENFGGFTDGDRAVFLASKFDASKIFLFGMDFGPKIGTYSRTKKSERKIKQKKLYHGKMLLEWLAPKTKSDLFTLSKPIRGFEKLTYQQLEHNVSS; from the coding sequence ATGCTCATTTTAGAGTTGATGATCCGCGGATGGGGCACAAAATACAACCAAATAGCGCGAGAATTTGGCTATCAGAAACAAAATGATCTAAAGGCCGCATCCATGTTAAATTCAATCATATCAAGACAATATTCTTTTCAAAAGCTAAAAAAAACAATATCGGGCAAGACAGTCTTTGTCATTGGCTCTGGCCCCTCGCTCGGCTCGGCACTGCCAATTTTGAAAAAATACAAAAATACAGTCAAGATTTGTGCAGACACTGCGCTGGATGCCCTAGTCAGAAACGGAATCAGGCCCCAAATCATAGCAACTGATCTGGACGGAGACTTGGACTTGATAAGAAAACTCAGCAAGACTAGCATCATAGTTGTTCATGCACATGGAGGCAACATTTCAAAATTGGAATTTGCAAGAAATTTCAAAAACTGCATTGGGACAACACAGACAAAAAAAGTAGGCAAGATTGAAAATTTTGGTGGCTTTACCGATGGAGACAGAGCCGTGTTTTTGGCAAGCAAGTTTGACGCATCAAAAATATTTCTATTTGGCATGGATTTTGGGCCAAAAATAGGCACGTATTCTCGCACAAAAAAATCAGAAAGGAAAATCAAGCAGAAAAAACTATACCATGGAAAAATGCTGCTTGAATGGCTTGCGCCAAAAACAAAATCCGATCTTTTTACCCTCTCAAAGCCAATCCGTGGTTTTGAGAAATTAACATACCAACAGCTAGAACATAACGTTTCTAGCTAG
- a CDS encoding ROK family protein, producing the protein MHKIGIDLGGTKIEAVCLDESLNVIQKKRIPTNQQNGYSSIVNSIVSLVCDITKNIDDYSIGICTPGTISKKTGLIKNSNTQCLIGMPLKEDLEKSLHQKITMENDANCFAMAEAKMGAAVGYGLVFGVIMGTGVGGGIVIDGKIHRGRTNIAGEWGHHTLHQNGNLCYCGRHGCVETYISGPALEKRWTELTGKTESLPAIIKNSESTQWKQEFLDNFGTSLANVIDILDPDVIVLGGGLSNIDFLYTQGKQAVYNNVFSDLIDTPIIPNKLGDSAGVFGAALL; encoded by the coding sequence GTGCACAAAATAGGCATTGATCTGGGCGGAACAAAAATCGAAGCAGTCTGCCTTGACGAATCCCTAAATGTAATACAGAAAAAGCGAATCCCCACAAACCAGCAAAATGGCTATTCCAGTATTGTAAATTCGATTGTTTCTCTGGTATGTGATATTACAAAAAACATTGATGATTATTCTATAGGAATTTGTACTCCCGGAACAATCTCAAAAAAGACAGGCCTCATCAAAAATAGCAACACACAATGCCTGATTGGAATGCCACTAAAAGAAGATCTGGAAAAATCACTGCACCAAAAAATAACAATGGAAAACGATGCAAACTGTTTTGCCATGGCGGAAGCGAAAATGGGCGCAGCTGTAGGATATGGTCTAGTATTTGGCGTAATAATGGGCACTGGAGTAGGGGGAGGAATAGTAATTGACGGCAAAATCCACCGCGGCAGAACAAACATTGCAGGCGAATGGGGCCATCACACGTTACACCAAAACGGAAATCTGTGCTATTGCGGCAGGCACGGATGCGTGGAGACATACATCAGCGGACCGGCACTGGAAAAGAGATGGACAGAGCTTACCGGCAAAACAGAATCTCTGCCTGCAATAATTAAGAATTCAGAATCTACACAATGGAAGCAGGAATTTTTGGATAATTTTGGTACTAGCCTAGCAAATGTGATTGACATTTTGGATCCTGATGTTATAGTATTGGGTGGAGGATTATCCAATATTGATTTTCTATACACACAAGGAAAGCAAGCAGTATACAATAATGTGTTCAGTGACTTAATCGACACACCAATTATACCAAACAAGCTAGGCGATTCTGCTGGCGTGTTTGGTGCGGCGCTTCTTTAG
- a CDS encoding 30S ribosomal protein S27e, translating into MTKRAHILVPKPKSKFQKVQCKECSAENVLYSHVTTTVTCKSCGNVIAEPTGSVAKIHGTVLGILE; encoded by the coding sequence ATGACAAAGCGAGCACACATCTTGGTTCCAAAGCCAAAGAGCAAATTCCAAAAGGTCCAGTGCAAGGAATGCAGTGCAGAGAACGTTTTGTACTCACATGTCACCACTACAGTTACATGCAAGTCTTGCGGCAACGTAATCGCAGAACCAACCGGCTCTGTTGCAAAGATTCACGGAACAGTGTTAGGAATTTTGGAATAA
- the cobS gene encoding adenosylcobinamide-GDP ribazoletransferase: MFRQAGSVFSFLTIIPAGSSDLQTVARHMYLFPVIGIAIGLLLGAAGWGMSFFLEPLVVGLLVTAGLVLVTGIHHTDGLSDFADGLMVKGTKEKKLEVMRDPKVGSAGIIAIVFYVAAAVIALSFMKGFELFYAILIGEIIAKFCMVLSASIGPSAWQGSNSTFIESMKDRKKLVIAGIITISIIAAFQNNAGFVALGAAIAVTLVIAGVSRRSFGGISGDIMGATNELARVSAFLVFASL; encoded by the coding sequence ATGTTTAGGCAAGCAGGTTCCGTGTTTTCGTTTCTTACAATAATTCCTGCAGGAAGCTCAGATCTGCAAACTGTTGCAAGACACATGTATCTATTTCCAGTAATTGGTATCGCGATTGGCCTGTTGCTTGGCGCAGCGGGCTGGGGCATGTCTTTCTTTTTGGAGCCGCTGGTGGTCGGCTTGCTGGTGACTGCAGGACTAGTACTAGTCACTGGCATACACCACACCGATGGATTATCGGATTTTGCAGACGGCCTCATGGTCAAGGGAACAAAAGAAAAAAAGCTGGAAGTGATGCGGGACCCAAAGGTCGGCTCTGCTGGAATAATTGCTATTGTATTTTATGTAGCGGCTGCCGTAATTGCGCTTTCTTTTATGAAGGGCTTTGAGCTGTTTTACGCAATCTTGATTGGCGAAATCATTGCAAAGTTTTGTATGGTATTGTCTGCAAGCATTGGTCCGTCTGCTTGGCAGGGCTCTAACTCGACATTTATCGAATCAATGAAGGATAGAAAGAAACTAGTCATTGCAGGAATAATTACCATATCAATAATTGCGGCATTTCAAAACAATGCCGGCTTTGTGGCACTGGGTGCCGCCATAGCAGTAACCTTGGTTATTGCAGGCGTCTCTAGGCGTAGTTTTGGCGGAATTTCAGGCGATATTATGGGTGCTACAAACGAACTGGCACGAGTTTCGGCATTTCTAGTGTTTGCATCGCTATGA